From a single Arachnia propionica genomic region:
- a CDS encoding DUF2268 domain-containing protein codes for MKITVLESLAATQEILDAPIADRPDLIRRMRSPMDGMYPFIPGGPDRFAMHEGTFGFPVEGADEQLRAGLEELEDARVRERVEAGIHQAARALTATDPDLVLPGELTVLVTLGDPTDTHFMGEIHGLSAFGGIPGFIELTLWPNRVVCDRLEAIAAHEFHHNVRYGQGGIAWDPMAVALGEQIVAEGLADAFARELHGQRGYTHFAVPCLGDDAAVAKVISGMEITGMWNFTPWVLGDASARRFGATPVGLPTGAGYAAGNRIVDAYLERCGTTAAASVRTDWRIVAETGVAALDVTNRFEE; via the coding sequence ATGAAGATCACCGTGCTCGAATCGTTGGCGGCGACCCAGGAGATCCTGGATGCGCCCATCGCCGATCGCCCTGACCTCATCCGTCGTATGCGATCCCCCATGGACGGCATGTACCCGTTCATTCCCGGAGGCCCGGACCGTTTTGCCATGCACGAAGGAACCTTCGGCTTTCCGGTCGAAGGGGCCGATGAGCAGCTGCGCGCCGGGCTGGAAGAGCTGGAGGATGCGCGGGTCCGGGAGCGTGTGGAGGCGGGGATCCACCAGGCGGCCCGGGCGCTCACCGCGACCGATCCCGACTTGGTTCTCCCCGGGGAGTTGACCGTGCTGGTGACCTTGGGGGACCCGACGGATACCCACTTCATGGGGGAGATCCACGGGCTGTCGGCGTTCGGGGGGATTCCCGGATTCATCGAGTTGACGCTGTGGCCGAACCGCGTGGTGTGCGACCGGCTCGAAGCCATCGCCGCCCATGAGTTCCACCACAACGTACGCTACGGACAAGGCGGGATCGCGTGGGATCCGATGGCGGTTGCCCTCGGCGAGCAGATCGTCGCCGAGGGGCTGGCCGACGCCTTCGCCAGGGAACTTCACGGCCAGCGCGGTTACACGCATTTCGCGGTGCCGTGCCTGGGAGATGACGCCGCCGTGGCGAAGGTGATTTCCGGCATGGAGATCACGGGAATGTGGAATTTCACTCCCTGGGTGCTCGGCGATGCCTCCGCCAGGAGATTCGGTGCCACACCGGTGGGATTGCCGACCGGAGCGGGATACGCCGCAGGAAACCGGATCGTCGACGCATACCTGGAGCGGTGCGGAACCACCGCCGCGGCCTCGGTGCGAACAGACTGGAGAATCGTCGCTGAGACTGGTGTGGCAGCCTTGGACGTGACGAACCGCTTCGAGGAATGA
- the rlmB gene encoding 23S rRNA (guanosine(2251)-2'-O)-methyltransferase RlmB yields the protein MAGNSKRPGARSRGKGNTAGSGGRIRRSLRGKGPTPKAEDRVYHKAYKAKQEALKRQGNRPKAKTGHAPVGADWVVGRNPVLEALTAGLPVKQAYVAEGAERDDRLRDILKFAAEHSIPLLQATRSELDRVTGGLAHQGVALQLPAFDYTDVEDIFDAAFEVPSRGLVVALDQVTDPRNLGAIIRSAAAFGAQGVVIPARRSASMTAAAWKTSAGAAARIPVAKVTNLNQMLRRASSAGFTVVGLAGEGDTPLSGIPGLDGPVVVVVGSEGEGLARLVRENCDALVSIPITSAVESLNASVAASIALYEIGQQRVS from the coding sequence ATGGCAGGCAACTCGAAACGCCCCGGGGCCAGGAGCCGCGGCAAGGGCAATACGGCTGGTTCGGGTGGGCGGATCCGACGCTCCCTGAGGGGGAAAGGCCCCACTCCGAAGGCAGAGGACCGCGTCTACCACAAGGCATACAAGGCCAAACAGGAGGCGCTGAAACGCCAGGGCAACCGTCCGAAGGCAAAAACCGGCCATGCCCCGGTGGGGGCGGACTGGGTGGTGGGCCGAAACCCAGTGCTGGAGGCCCTCACAGCCGGGCTGCCTGTAAAGCAGGCCTACGTCGCCGAAGGAGCCGAGCGCGACGACCGGCTCCGCGACATCCTCAAGTTCGCAGCCGAACACTCGATTCCGCTGCTGCAGGCGACCCGATCCGAACTGGACCGGGTGACTGGTGGTCTCGCCCACCAAGGGGTCGCCCTGCAACTTCCCGCCTTCGACTACACGGATGTCGAGGACATCTTCGATGCGGCCTTCGAGGTTCCCTCGCGAGGTCTCGTCGTGGCCCTCGACCAGGTGACGGATCCCCGTAATCTGGGCGCGATCATTCGGTCGGCAGCCGCCTTCGGCGCTCAGGGCGTGGTGATCCCGGCCCGCCGCTCGGCCTCCATGACGGCTGCTGCGTGGAAGACCTCCGCGGGAGCTGCGGCGCGCATTCCCGTCGCGAAGGTCACGAACCTGAATCAGATGCTGCGGCGCGCCTCCAGCGCGGGTTTCACCGTCGTTGGTCTGGCCGGCGAGGGTGACACCCCGCTGTCGGGTATCCCGGGGCTCGACGGCCCCGTCGTGGTGGTGGTCGGCTCCGAGGGGGAGGGCCTGGCGCGTCTGGTGCGGGAGAACTGCGACGCCCTGGTCTCGATTCCTATCACCTCCGCGGTGGAATCGCTCAACGCATCGGTGGCGGCCTCCATCGCGCTCTACGAGATCGGTCAGCAGCGGGTCTCGTAG
- a CDS encoding MerR family transcriptional regulator, with protein sequence MEWPTGELARRAGISTRTLRHYDQIGLLTPTRTSGSGLRFYDAWAVARLQRILLLRETGMSLAGIAKLLNDETEGQEDEALEEQIRRLHRERDALDRKIRAVEHLLEARREGRAPRPDVLLDGFNDLHEEEVVARWGREVYQAGHDWWHGKTLAQQQAWKKRSERLVADWVRAQRAGAALDSPEARRLVDQHVAWLGEIPGTPTHTGDRKRSSAMIRGLARMYVQDPAMRHAFGGRAGAEFVRDALLLHIEEPC encoded by the coding sequence GTGGAGTGGCCAACCGGGGAACTGGCAAGACGCGCCGGCATCTCGACCCGGACGCTGCGTCACTACGATCAGATCGGTCTCCTAACCCCGACCCGGACCTCCGGTTCCGGGCTGCGTTTCTACGACGCTTGGGCCGTCGCACGACTTCAACGCATCCTGCTGCTCCGCGAGACCGGAATGTCGTTGGCAGGCATCGCCAAGCTCCTGAACGACGAAACGGAGGGCCAGGAGGACGAGGCACTCGAGGAACAGATCCGGCGGCTGCACCGGGAACGGGACGCCCTGGATCGAAAGATCCGGGCCGTGGAACACCTTCTCGAGGCGCGCCGTGAGGGGAGGGCGCCGAGACCGGACGTGTTGCTCGACGGGTTCAACGACCTCCATGAGGAAGAGGTGGTCGCGCGCTGGGGCCGCGAGGTATACCAGGCGGGCCACGACTGGTGGCACGGCAAGACCCTCGCCCAGCAGCAGGCTTGGAAGAAGCGTTCGGAACGGCTCGTCGCCGACTGGGTTCGCGCCCAACGCGCCGGGGCCGCGCTGGACTCCCCAGAGGCGCGTCGGCTCGTCGACCAGCACGTGGCCTGGCTCGGTGAGATCCCGGGAACCCCGACGCACACCGGCGACCGGAAACGCTCATCGGCCATGATCCGCGGGCTCGCCCGCATGTACGTGCAGGACCCCGCGATGCGACACGCCTTCGGGGGACGGGCCGGTGCCGAGTTTGTCCGTGACGCGCTCCTGTTGCACATCGAGGAGCCGTGCTGA
- a CDS encoding DUF4032 domain-containing protein — MPRFLAAKPDAALIRLPWNTPLEAWPTQHLVALPRGISRHVVRFIQVGDEILAAKEILEEVAVHEYRQLTELRRLGVPSVEPVGVVLGRQTNDHDPLDPILLTRHLPFSLPYRALFYSGVKLDTVNRLLDAMVALFARLHLTGFYWGDVSLSNILFRRDAGEFAAYLVDAETGEVHPTLTAGQRAHDLDIARTNLFGEFCDLEAGGMLDPSLDPQWLVDTIEERYQSLWAELTGVEEFSDSEIYRLEGRVRRLNALGFDVAEIDVQTSPDGRTIRMQPKVVEAGHHARRLMRLTGLDAEEHQARRLLNDMDTFRAKLPGNMSESVMAHKWLTEVFEPAVSRIPSHLEGKREPAQFFHELLDYRWYQSQRENREVSIEEAAAGYISDVLATLPDEHMSNVEPVGQELVNKYDPSQGFVDDQYEKPYDPWEDGANDPAIPVTFGFDIDALRAKAARDS, encoded by the coding sequence GTGCCCAGATTCCTAGCTGCCAAGCCAGATGCAGCGCTGATCCGGCTGCCGTGGAACACGCCACTGGAGGCGTGGCCGACGCAGCACTTGGTGGCGCTGCCCCGAGGCATCTCCAGGCACGTGGTTCGTTTCATCCAGGTGGGTGACGAGATCCTCGCGGCCAAGGAGATCCTGGAGGAGGTGGCGGTACATGAGTACCGTCAGTTGACCGAACTAAGACGCTTGGGCGTGCCGTCCGTTGAACCCGTAGGGGTGGTTCTCGGACGACAGACCAACGACCACGACCCTTTGGACCCGATTCTGCTGACCCGGCACCTGCCGTTCTCCCTTCCCTACCGGGCGCTGTTCTACTCGGGTGTGAAACTCGACACCGTGAACCGGCTGCTGGACGCCATGGTGGCGTTGTTCGCCCGGCTACACCTGACCGGTTTCTACTGGGGCGACGTGTCCCTGTCGAACATTCTGTTCCGGCGCGACGCCGGCGAGTTCGCCGCCTACCTCGTGGACGCCGAGACCGGTGAAGTGCATCCCACCCTGACCGCCGGGCAGCGTGCCCACGACCTGGACATCGCTCGCACGAATCTGTTTGGCGAGTTCTGCGACCTGGAGGCCGGCGGAATGCTGGATCCCTCGCTGGATCCGCAGTGGCTGGTAGACACCATCGAGGAGCGTTACCAGAGCCTGTGGGCAGAGCTGACGGGGGTTGAGGAGTTCAGCGACTCCGAGATATACCGGCTCGAAGGCCGGGTGCGTCGCCTCAACGCGCTGGGCTTCGACGTCGCGGAAATCGACGTGCAGACCTCCCCGGACGGTCGCACCATCCGCATGCAACCGAAAGTGGTTGAAGCCGGGCACCACGCGCGGCGCCTGATGCGCCTGACCGGGCTGGACGCGGAGGAGCATCAGGCACGCAGGTTACTCAACGACATGGACACCTTCCGGGCGAAGCTCCCCGGAAACATGAGCGAATCGGTGATGGCCCACAAGTGGCTGACAGAGGTTTTCGAACCCGCTGTCAGCCGCATCCCGTCCCATCTGGAGGGCAAACGTGAGCCGGCACAGTTCTTCCACGAGCTGTTGGACTACCGCTGGTACCAGTCGCAACGAGAGAACCGGGAGGTCTCCATCGAGGAAGCCGCTGCCGGATACATCTCGGATGTGCTGGCCACGCTGCCAGACGAGCACATGAGCAATGTTGAGCCCGTCGGACAGGAACTGGTCAACAAGTACGACCCGTCCCAGGGATTCGTGGACGACCAGTACGAGAAGCCCTACGACCCGTGGGAGGACGGCGCCAACGACCCGGCCATCCCCGTCACCTTCGGTTTCGACATTGACGCCCTGCGCGCCAAGGCGGCTCGGGATTCCTGA
- a CDS encoding class I SAM-dependent methyltransferase: MRTERARRYWDRTATRYDERVARVEERYLVPSRRWVCERAMGEVLEVAVGSGLNLPHHSPEVKLIGVDLSEGMLQLARRRAATARCEVELLQADGAQLPFGDESFDAVVCTFSLCGFPDPRAGVKDMVRVLRPGGSLLLADHVGSTNPLIRLGQWALQAITIPIEGEHWTRRPKRYVEALALPVIETGRLHHGIIERLHASREAR; the protein is encoded by the coding sequence ATGCGAACGGAAAGAGCGCGGCGTTACTGGGACCGAACCGCGACTCGTTACGACGAGCGGGTGGCACGGGTGGAGGAGCGTTATCTGGTGCCGAGCCGCCGGTGGGTGTGCGAACGGGCGATGGGGGAGGTCCTCGAGGTTGCGGTAGGGAGCGGACTCAATCTGCCGCACCACTCACCGGAGGTGAAGCTGATTGGAGTGGACCTGAGTGAGGGCATGCTGCAGCTGGCGAGAAGACGCGCAGCCACCGCCCGATGTGAAGTCGAGCTGCTGCAAGCCGACGGGGCGCAGCTGCCTTTCGGGGACGAATCCTTCGATGCCGTGGTGTGTACCTTCTCACTGTGTGGTTTCCCCGATCCGCGTGCCGGAGTGAAAGACATGGTCAGGGTGTTGAGACCGGGGGGATCGCTGCTGCTCGCGGACCATGTTGGATCCACCAATCCGTTGATCAGACTCGGCCAGTGGGCTTTGCAGGCGATCACCATCCCGATCGAAGGTGAGCACTGGACCCGGCGTCCCAAGCGGTACGTCGAAGCCCTCGCCCTTCCCGTCATCGAGACCGGCAGGCTGCACCACGGCATCATCGAGAGGCTTCATGCCTCGCGGGAAGCACGGTGA
- the cysS gene encoding cysteine--tRNA ligase, which translates to MARFRIVRCQAPGGTRLHKVNLRLYNTATRAVEDFVPLVPGKVSIYHCGLTVQASPHLGHIRKEVVFDVLRRWLTHQGFDVTVVANVTDIDDKILAKSAEAGIEWWAHAYRFERELHDAYSALGCLPPTYEPRATGHIPEMIELVAELLERGHAYVADDGSGDVYFDVRSWQRYGELSGQKIDEMAAAEDADPRGKRDPRDFALWKGHKPGEPETASWPTPWGRGRPGWHLECSAMSGKYLGDTFDIHGGGIDLRFPHHENELAQSAGAGRGFARIWMHNAWVTMAGEKMSKSLGNTALISEVTKNFDPRAVRFFLLAPHYRSQIEFSPADEQARGSLAEAEKGIERIDSFLASAGERGVTHGTVGGSFWDAFEAAMNDDLATPTAVATLFEAVRAGNKALGDGDPAAADLYATVAAMTSILGINPGDTPWITTAGGDDLTPVVDRLVSTLLEQRAEARAAKEWGRADAIRDTLTEAGLSITDTPDGARWSLEKK; encoded by the coding sequence ATGGCGCGATTTCGGATCGTCCGCTGCCAAGCACCGGGCGGCACTAGACTTCACAAGGTGAATCTGCGCCTGTACAACACAGCCACCCGAGCCGTCGAGGATTTCGTTCCCCTGGTTCCCGGGAAGGTATCGATCTACCACTGCGGATTGACGGTGCAGGCCTCCCCTCATCTCGGGCACATTCGCAAAGAAGTGGTCTTCGACGTGCTGCGCCGCTGGTTGACCCATCAGGGGTTCGACGTCACCGTCGTCGCGAACGTCACCGACATCGACGACAAGATCCTCGCCAAGTCCGCGGAGGCCGGTATCGAGTGGTGGGCGCACGCCTACCGTTTCGAACGGGAACTGCACGACGCCTACTCCGCACTCGGATGCCTGCCACCCACCTATGAGCCGCGTGCCACCGGCCATATCCCCGAGATGATCGAGCTGGTGGCGGAACTGCTGGAACGCGGCCACGCCTACGTGGCCGACGACGGGTCCGGGGACGTCTACTTCGACGTGCGATCCTGGCAACGTTACGGAGAACTGTCGGGTCAGAAGATCGACGAAATGGCCGCCGCAGAGGACGCCGATCCGCGCGGCAAACGCGACCCCCGCGATTTCGCCCTCTGGAAGGGACACAAACCCGGGGAACCCGAGACCGCATCCTGGCCCACGCCTTGGGGCAGGGGACGCCCCGGCTGGCACTTGGAGTGCTCAGCCATGTCCGGGAAATACCTCGGCGACACCTTCGATATTCATGGTGGCGGCATCGACCTGCGTTTCCCGCACCACGAGAACGAACTGGCGCAGTCCGCCGGGGCCGGGCGAGGTTTCGCCCGCATATGGATGCACAACGCCTGGGTGACGATGGCGGGCGAGAAGATGAGCAAGTCGCTGGGCAACACCGCTCTGATCTCGGAGGTCACCAAAAACTTCGATCCGCGTGCCGTGCGGTTCTTCCTGCTAGCCCCTCACTACCGCAGCCAGATCGAATTCTCGCCCGCCGACGAGCAGGCACGGGGTTCCTTGGCTGAGGCGGAAAAGGGCATTGAGCGCATCGACTCCTTCCTGGCCTCCGCCGGCGAACGCGGTGTGACGCACGGCACAGTCGGTGGATCGTTCTGGGATGCGTTCGAGGCCGCAATGAACGACGATCTGGCCACCCCGACCGCGGTGGCCACGCTCTTCGAGGCCGTGCGAGCGGGGAACAAGGCCCTGGGTGACGGCGACCCGGCAGCCGCCGACCTGTACGCCACGGTCGCCGCAATGACCAGCATCCTGGGAATCAACCCCGGCGATACCCCGTGGATCACCACTGCCGGGGGCGACGATCTGACCCCCGTCGTGGACCGGCTGGTCTCCACACTGCTGGAGCAGCGTGCCGAGGCCAGGGCCGCCAAGGAGTGGGGACGTGCCGACGCCATCCGCGACACCCTTACCGAAGCAGGGTTGAGCATCACCGACACCCCGGATGGGGCCCGCTGGAGTTTGGAGAAGAAGTAG
- a CDS encoding VOC family protein has translation MTRPSIASRDRGRLPWGVLLNIELDDVDTLHAQVIGMGLEPVLPLRDEPWGQRHFIIEGPDGVAVDVICPIEPSAEFVASYS, from the coding sequence GTGACCCGGCCTTCAATTGCATCTCGGGATCGGGGCCGGCTGCCTTGGGGTGTGTTGCTGAACATCGAACTGGATGATGTGGACACTCTCCATGCGCAGGTCATTGGAATGGGTCTGGAACCGGTCCTGCCCCTGAGGGATGAGCCATGGGGACAGCGGCATTTCATCATTGAGGGGCCTGACGGCGTTGCGGTTGACGTCATCTGCCCCATTGAGCCAAGTGCGGAATTTGTGGCCTCGTACAGCTAG